The sequence below is a genomic window from Pedosphaera parvula Ellin514.
TAAACGCTCCGATTTCATCCCGATCCAACTTCTCCAGATCCATGCCCGAATCGAGCAGCGCCTGGTAACCGGCAAACACCCCCATCTGCGAGAACCGATCCGTCCGCTTGATTTCCTTCGGCGTCGGAAACGCCGCACCGGGATTGAACTCCTTGATCTCCGCCGCGATTGTGCAATCGAAATTCGTCGTATCAAAAGAGGTGATCGTATCAATCCCACACTCGCCAGCGATGATATTGTCCCAGAACGGATCAATGTGCTGGCCCAGCGAGGAGATCACACCCAAACCGGTGACTACTACTCTGCGATCGGTCCAATTACTTGACATAAATTAAAAGGGGGCAGCTTTCAGCTTTCTATCAGCCAAAACTGCCCCTAAAGTGCCTGGCTGCAACTACTTTTGCTGGACGTCTTCGATGTACTTGATGACGTCGCCAACGCTCTGGAGCTTCTCGGCCTGTTCATCAGGAATTTCATGACCGAATTCCTCTTCCAACGCCATGACCAATTCCACCGTATCGAGCGAATCCGCGCCCAAGTCCTCAATGAACTTCGCATCGGGAGTCACCTGATCGGC
It includes:
- the acpP gene encoding acyl carrier protein gives rise to the protein MAEKTIEQRVKDIIVEQLGVNADQVTPDAKFIEDLGADSLDTVELVMALEEEFGHEIPDEQAEKLQSVGDVIKYIEDVQQK